A genomic region of Melanotaenia boesemani isolate fMelBoe1 chromosome 21, fMelBoe1.pri, whole genome shotgun sequence contains the following coding sequences:
- the LOC121632536 gene encoding casein kinase I isoform X1: MELRVGNRYRLGRKIGSGSFGDIYLGTDISVGEEVAIKLECVKTKHPQLHIESKIYKMMQGGVGIPTIKWCGAEGDYNVMVMELLGPSLEDLFNFCSRKFSLKTVLLLADQMISRIEYIHSKNFIHRDVKPDNFLMGLGKKGNLVYIIDFGLAKKYRDARTHQHIPYRENKNLTGTARYASINTHLGIEQSRRDDLESLGYVLMYFNLGSLPWQGLKAATKRQKYERISEKKMSTPIEVLCKGYPSEFATYLNFCRSLRFDDKPDYSYLRQLFRNLFHRQGFSYDYVFDWNMLKFGANRAAEDPEKDRRDREDRLRQGRNPAARGGLAASGRARGGQDGAPPTPLTPTSHTANTSPRQASGLDRERKVSMRLHRGAPVNLSSSDLTGRQDASHMSTSQNSIPYEHHAK, translated from the exons gaACGGATATTTCCGTGGGAGAAGAAGTAGCAATAAAACTGGAATGTGTGAAGACCAAACATCCACAGCTCCACATCGAGAGCAAGATCTACAAGATGATGCAGGGAGGAG tgGGGATTCCTACTATAAAGTGGTGTGGAGCAGAAGGAGACTACAACGTGATGGTGATGGAGCTTCTTGGGCCGAGCCTAGAAGATCTCTTCAACTTTTGTTCCCGCAAGTTTAGCCTGAAGACGGTCCTGCTGCTGGCTGACCAGATG ATCAGTCGTATCGAGTACATCCACTCCAAGAACTTCATCCACAGAGACGTGAAGCCCGACAACTTCCTGATGGGACTGGGGAAGAAAGGGAACCTGGTCTACATCATCGACTTTGGTCTGGCTAAGAAGTACCGCGACGCTCGAACGCACCAGCACATCCCTTACCGCGAGAACAAGAACCTGACCGGCACGGCCCGCTACGCCTCCATCAACACACACCTTGGAATCG AGCAGTCGAGGCGTGACGACCTGGAGTCTTTAGGATACGTCCTCATGTACTTTAATCTGGGCTCGCTGCCGTGGCAGGGCCTGAAGGCGGCGACCAAGAGGCAGAAGTATGAACGGATCAGTGAGAAGAAGATGTCCACCCCCATCGAGGTGCTGTGTAAAGGTTACCCCT CGGAGTTCGCCACCTACCTGAACTTCTGCCGCTCTCTGCGTTTCGACGACAAACCGGATTATTCGTACCTGCGGCAGCTCTTCAGGAACCTGTTCCACCGCCAGGGCTTCTCCTACGACTACGTGTTCGACTGGAACATGCTGAAGTTT GGAGCAAACCGTGCAGCAGAAGATCCAGAGAAGGACCGCCGGGACCGCGAGGACCGGCTGAGGCAAGGCAGGAACCCGGCAGCCAGAGGAGGACTAGCAGCATCAGGACGAGCACGGGGGGGCCAGGATGGAGCTCCGCCCACTCCGCTAACACCCACCTCACACACAG CGAACACGTCTCCCCGGCAGGCGTCTGGTTTGGACCGCGAGAGGAAGGTTAGCATGCGTCTTCATCGAGGCGCTCCGGTTAACTTGTCGTCATCTGATTTAACGGGACGTCAGGACGCCTCCCATATGTCCACCTCGCag AACAGCATCCCGTATGAGCATCACGCCAAGTAG
- the LOC121632536 gene encoding casein kinase I isoform X2 has product MELRVGNRYRLGRKIGSGSFGDIYLGTDISVGEEVAIKLECVKTKHPQLHIESKIYKMMQGGVGIPTIKWCGAEGDYNVMVMELLGPSLEDLFNFCSRKFSLKTVLLLADQMISRIEYIHSKNFIHRDVKPDNFLMGLGKKGNLVYIIDFGLAKKYRDARTHQHIPYRENKNLTGTARYASINTHLGIEQSRRDDLESLGYVLMYFNLGSLPWQGLKAATKRQKYERISEKKMSTPIEVLCKGYPSEFATYLNFCRSLRFDDKPDYSYLRQLFRNLFHRQGFSYDYVFDWNMLKFGANRAAEDPEKDRRDREDRLRQGRNPAARGGLAASGRARGGQDGAPPTPLTPTSHTANTSPRQASGLDRERKVSMRLHRGAPVNLSSSDLTGRQDASHMSTSQHPV; this is encoded by the exons gaACGGATATTTCCGTGGGAGAAGAAGTAGCAATAAAACTGGAATGTGTGAAGACCAAACATCCACAGCTCCACATCGAGAGCAAGATCTACAAGATGATGCAGGGAGGAG tgGGGATTCCTACTATAAAGTGGTGTGGAGCAGAAGGAGACTACAACGTGATGGTGATGGAGCTTCTTGGGCCGAGCCTAGAAGATCTCTTCAACTTTTGTTCCCGCAAGTTTAGCCTGAAGACGGTCCTGCTGCTGGCTGACCAGATG ATCAGTCGTATCGAGTACATCCACTCCAAGAACTTCATCCACAGAGACGTGAAGCCCGACAACTTCCTGATGGGACTGGGGAAGAAAGGGAACCTGGTCTACATCATCGACTTTGGTCTGGCTAAGAAGTACCGCGACGCTCGAACGCACCAGCACATCCCTTACCGCGAGAACAAGAACCTGACCGGCACGGCCCGCTACGCCTCCATCAACACACACCTTGGAATCG AGCAGTCGAGGCGTGACGACCTGGAGTCTTTAGGATACGTCCTCATGTACTTTAATCTGGGCTCGCTGCCGTGGCAGGGCCTGAAGGCGGCGACCAAGAGGCAGAAGTATGAACGGATCAGTGAGAAGAAGATGTCCACCCCCATCGAGGTGCTGTGTAAAGGTTACCCCT CGGAGTTCGCCACCTACCTGAACTTCTGCCGCTCTCTGCGTTTCGACGACAAACCGGATTATTCGTACCTGCGGCAGCTCTTCAGGAACCTGTTCCACCGCCAGGGCTTCTCCTACGACTACGTGTTCGACTGGAACATGCTGAAGTTT GGAGCAAACCGTGCAGCAGAAGATCCAGAGAAGGACCGCCGGGACCGCGAGGACCGGCTGAGGCAAGGCAGGAACCCGGCAGCCAGAGGAGGACTAGCAGCATCAGGACGAGCACGGGGGGGCCAGGATGGAGCTCCGCCCACTCCGCTAACACCCACCTCACACACAG CGAACACGTCTCCCCGGCAGGCGTCTGGTTTGGACCGCGAGAGGAAGGTTAGCATGCGTCTTCATCGAGGCGCTCCGGTTAACTTGTCGTCATCTGATTTAACGGGACGTCAGGACGCCTCCCATATGTCCACCTCGCag CATCCCGTATGA